The Thalassomonas actiniarum genome contains the following window.
AAGCGAAGAAGACAACATTCTCCCTTGGGCAGATCATCGTTAAAAAGATAGATCTCCCCCCTGAAGAGGCGATCGCCAAAAAATGGTCGATCGAGTCAACTAACGTTAGGTGGTCCCACTATCTGCCGCTTGGTTTTTGACCTTAAAGCAGACTGGTGACTTTGCGTCCAGACCTCGCGATCTGTTTGCCATTATCTTGTTAATTTTCAGTTAAGCAGTAAATCAGCGATAAATTTTAAATATTATTACCAATTGACTGCGAGGCGATACTAGCAGATAAAATTTTTTCAAACAATACCTTATTTCGAAAGTAATTTTAAAAAAAGCGCTTATAGCTTAGTTAGTTGTACTTTGCAGTAGGGTGAACAGCCTTTTTCGTATATTAACAGCAAACCAGTGGTAGACCAGTGGGAAGCCCCGAAAAGTCAGTAATTCTAATAATTACACCTGTAAAATTAGTGTGAAATATTTTTACAGAAGTCATTGCTATTTAATCGGGAAATTGATTACACTCTAAAAATACATGCCCCCTTTGGATCTATTCTGAATTTTAAGTTTCAGAAGCAGATTGTCATGATTTTCTTATGTGCAAGTTAAGCCCTGGCTTAATAAAGCACGGTAGGGAGTCGCTTAGACATTAATTAATGATTCATTGGAGAATTATCTATGCCTGGTTTACCACCGGCAGCTAAGCGCATCTTGGCTGCAGATGAGGCTATTGGGGTTGAACTGTATGATTTACTTGGCGATAAACGCCACAGGCAAACCTGCCTGAACCTTATCAATTCATGCCATCATGAGTTGCTTACCCGTCTGGAAACACAATGCATACGTTTACTGAACGATCATGAATGTAAGCTGGAATTAAGTCAGTTTGCCAGTGGTGCGATCGCGATAGAACAGGATACCCTGTTGTGGTTGCAGGCCACCAACACCTCGAATGAACATGTTATTTTGGCGATTAATTATGCAACGCTTTATAACCTTGCAGAAATTTTCCTCGGCGGACAGCAGGCGAAAATCGCCAAGAAAGCCGGCGATATCAAGGTCAGTGATTCCGAACTCAGGTTGTTAACGACCTTATTAAACATACATTTAACGGCATCTGATCAATTGCTGGACCTGGATAACCAGTGGCAGGTTTTACCGATCAATAAACCGGAAACCGGCCAGGAATATCTCACCGCCAGCAGTTGTCTGACGATAAAAGATTACCAGGCAACCTGGGATATCTGGTACCAGCCGTCAATTATTTCTACCCGGGTGGCACAAACAGCTGCCGACACCGACCAGGGCCTGCTTGAGGCCAAGCTGGCGTTTGCCGCCGAAAAAATTCCTACCGAACTTAATCTGGTGTTAGCCAAAACCCGGCTGACCGTTGCCCAGCTCACCCGGTTGAGAAAAGACGATTTGATCATGCTGGATTTACCTGAAGTGGTCAGCGCCTATGCCGGCAAGCAGGTGATCGCCCAGGGGCGGGTGGTGGAAAAGTCCGGTCAGTTAGTGATGCAGGTCACGGATGTGCCGCAAGAGTAATCCTTTGATCTGCAAGTATGTTTAACAGCCCAAGTTTTTAAAATTAAGAGTTAAGAAGTGAGAATCACATGAATGAATTTGACGTTGATAATATGGATTTAGAACTCGATGGCCTGGATGATCTCGACGATCAGCTGATGGAAGAGGCCATTGCCATGGAAGAGAAGCCGCCGGCGCGTGACTTAAGTTTTTTCCATAATATTCCGGTAGATGTCACCCTGGAGGTGGCCAGCACCAAATTGATGCTGGGCGATTTGATGCAGTTAAGCTCAGGGGCGGTGATCGAGCTGGAAAAAGTCGCCGGTGAACCGCTGGATGTCAAAGTCAACGGCCAGATGCTGGCGTCTGCCGAAGTGGTGGTGGTTAACGGTAAATATGGTATCAAACTCGTTGATATTGTTGATGATGTCTTAAACGGATTCCGTTTATGATATGGCGCTTTTTATTGCTGGCGGTATTGATGGCCGGCAGTATTTTTCCCGCCCAGGCGGAGCTGACGTTATTTTCGGTCACCGAAGGCGGGGTCAAGCAGGAATACAGTATCAAGCTGCAAATCTTGCTGCTGATGACGGCATTAAGCCTGTTGCCGGCCATGGTACTGATGCTGACCAGTTTTACCCGCATTATCGTGGTGCTGGCGATTTTGCGCCAGGCCATGGGCTTGCAGCAAAGTCCGCCTAACCGGGTTTTGGTGGGCATTGCCCTGACCCTGACGATATTGATCATGAAACCGGTATGGAGCGAGATCCACCAACAGGCCTTTATTCCCTACGACCAGGAAGAGATAGGGCTGGAGCAGGCCATCGAAAAAGCGAAACAGCCGCTGCAGGCCTTTATGCTGGCGCAAACCCGGGAAACGGATCTGGAGCAGATGATGAAAATTGCCGATGAACCACCGGTAACTTCGGCGGATAATATCCCGTTTTTTGTGCTGATGCCGGCGTTTGTGCTCAGTGAATTAAAAACCGCCTTTCAGATCGGTTTTATGCTGTTTATCCCGTTTTTGGTGATAGATCTGGTGGTGGCCAGCGTGCTGATGGCCATGGGTATGATGATGTTATCGCCGCTGATTATTTCCCTGCCGTTTAAACTGATGGTATTTGTGCTGGTGGACGGCTGGTCGATGACGGTGGGCACTTTGGCCGCCAGTTTTGGCGGCGGTTGACCAGGCTTGTTTTTGAAGTGAGTGACAGGATGAGTGAAATGGAGCACAAGCAATGAGCCCAGAGCAAATAGTTGAACTGATGAATCAGGCGATTTTGACCATTATCGCTATGGTCAGTGTGCTGATAGTGCCGGGTTTGATTGTCGGCCTGATTGTCAGTATCTTCCAGGCGGCAACGCAAATCCAGGAGCAGACCTTAAGTTTCCTGCCCCGCTTGCTGGTGACCTTGCTGATGCTGATGTTTGCCGGTCACTGGTTGTTGAAGCAGCTGCAGGAGCTCTTCGACGGCCTGTTTCATAATATCCCGGGTTTGATCGGCTAGCCGTGCTGACCTTAAGTACTCCGGAACTGATGGCCTGGCTCGGAAAACTGTGGTGGCCGTTTTTTCGCATCGCCGCGGTACTCTGGCTGATGCCGTTTTTTGGCGATCCCCGGGTGACGCCGCTGGTGCGCATTTTATTCTCCCTGGTGCTGGCCGCCATTATCGCCCCGATGATGCCGATGATGCCGGCCTTTGATCCTTTCTCTGTTTCTACCTTAGTGCTGGCGATCGAGCAGATCCTGTTCGGGGTTTTACTCGGCTTGAGCCTGAATTTACTTTTTACCATGATGTTTTTGGTGGGCCAGCTGTTGTCGATGCAAATGGGTTTGTCGATGGCGGTAATGAATGATCCCGCCAACGGCGGCAGTGCGCCGCTGATTTCCCAACTGTTGATTATTTTTGCCACCTTGCTGTTTTTGAGCCTGAACGGCCATTTGATCGCCCTGGACATTATTGTCGAAAGTTTCCGTACCTGGCCGGTGGGGGAGAGTATTTTTGCCCTGGATATCGAAGTGGTGGTGCAGCTGGTGGCCTGGATGTTCGCCTCCGGGTTGATGCTGGCGATGCCGGCCATTATCGCCATGTTGCTGGTGAATGTGACCTTTGGCGCCATGAACCGCAGTGCGCCGTCATTGAACGTTTTTTCCCTGGGTTTTCCCATGGGTATGCTGATGGGTTTGTTTTGCCTCGGACTGGTATTTTCCGCCATCCCCAACCGTTTTTTGGATTTAACCGTGTATGTGTTAACGCAAATGCGCAGCGTGATCGGAGCTTAGATGTCGGAAGATTCTACCCAGGATAAGTCGGAACAGGCCTCGCAGCAAAAAATTGACCGGGCGAGGAAAGACGGCCAGCTGGCACGCTCCAAAGAGTTGGCCACTGCGGGCTTACTGCTGATCGGCGGTGTCGCTTTCCTCTGGTTTGCGCCCTTGTTCAGTGAGTTTTTCAGCAAACTGATGTCGCGGCAAATGCAGCTGAGCCGGGCGGCGACCCGGGATCCTTCTTTGATGGCCTCGATGTTTGCCGAGGCCATTATCGACATGCTGACGGTGTTGGTGCCTTTTATTCTCTTCCTTAACCTGGTGCTGATTTTGCTGGGGTTATTCCCCGGCGGCTTTATTTTTGTGCTTAAGTCGGTGATGCCGAAATTCAGCAAAATGAATCCGCTAAGCGGACTCAAGCGCATGTTTTCAAAAGACTCTTTGATGGAGTTGCTCAAATCTATCCTGAAAATCAGCCTGATTGCCCTGACCATGGCCAGTATCCTGAATGAATACTGGTCGCAATTGTTTGCCATGGCGCAAATGCCTTTGATCCGCTCGATAGAAACCGGCATGAAAATCATTTCCCTGGCTTTTATCATCATGGGCAGCTCATTGTTGCTGGTGGCGGCGATAGATGTGCCTTACCAGAGGTTTGCCATGCTCAAGAAGCTGCGCATGAGTAAGCAGGAAGTTAAGGAAGAGCATAAAAACAGCGAAGGCCGCCCGGAAGTCAAACAAAAGATCAAACAAATCCAGCGGCAAATGAGCCAGGCGCGCATGGAAAAACTGATCCCCGATGCCGATGTGGTGATCGTCAATCCGACCCATTATGCGGTGGCGCTGAAATATGATGCCGATCGCTCCGCTGCGCCTTTTGTGATCGCTAAAGGGGTGGATCATATGGCGCAG
Protein-coding sequences here:
- a CDS encoding FliM/FliN family flagellar motor C-terminal domain-containing protein, giving the protein MPGLPPAAKRILAADEAIGVELYDLLGDKRHRQTCLNLINSCHHELLTRLETQCIRLLNDHECKLELSQFASGAIAIEQDTLLWLQATNTSNEHVILAINYATLYNLAEIFLGGQQAKIAKKAGDIKVSDSELRLLTTLLNIHLTASDQLLDLDNQWQVLPINKPETGQEYLTASSCLTIKDYQATWDIWYQPSIISTRVAQTAADTDQGLLEAKLAFAAEKIPTELNLVLAKTRLTVAQLTRLRKDDLIMLDLPEVVSAYAGKQVIAQGRVVEKSGQLVMQVTDVPQE
- the fliN gene encoding flagellar motor switch protein FliN, with protein sequence MNEFDVDNMDLELDGLDDLDDQLMEEAIAMEEKPPARDLSFFHNIPVDVTLEVASTKLMLGDLMQLSSGAVIELEKVAGEPLDVKVNGQMLASAEVVVVNGKYGIKLVDIVDDVLNGFRL
- the fliP gene encoding flagellar type III secretion system pore protein FliP (The bacterial flagellar biogenesis protein FliP forms a type III secretion system (T3SS)-type pore required for flagellar assembly.); this translates as MIWRFLLLAVLMAGSIFPAQAELTLFSVTEGGVKQEYSIKLQILLLMTALSLLPAMVLMLTSFTRIIVVLAILRQAMGLQQSPPNRVLVGIALTLTILIMKPVWSEIHQQAFIPYDQEEIGLEQAIEKAKQPLQAFMLAQTRETDLEQMMKIADEPPVTSADNIPFFVLMPAFVLSELKTAFQIGFMLFIPFLVIDLVVASVLMAMGMMMLSPLIISLPFKLMVFVLVDGWSMTVGTLAASFGGG
- the fliQ gene encoding flagellar biosynthesis protein FliQ, whose amino-acid sequence is MSPEQIVELMNQAILTIIAMVSVLIVPGLIVGLIVSIFQAATQIQEQTLSFLPRLLVTLLMLMFAGHWLLKQLQELFDGLFHNIPGLIG
- the fliR gene encoding flagellar biosynthetic protein FliR, which translates into the protein MAWLGKLWWPFFRIAAVLWLMPFFGDPRVTPLVRILFSLVLAAIIAPMMPMMPAFDPFSVSTLVLAIEQILFGVLLGLSLNLLFTMMFLVGQLLSMQMGLSMAVMNDPANGGSAPLISQLLIIFATLLFLSLNGHLIALDIIVESFRTWPVGESIFALDIEVVVQLVAWMFASGLMLAMPAIIAMLLVNVTFGAMNRSAPSLNVFSLGFPMGMLMGLFCLGLVFSAIPNRFLDLTVYVLTQMRSVIGA
- the flhB gene encoding flagellar biosynthesis protein FlhB; this translates as MSEDSTQDKSEQASQQKIDRARKDGQLARSKELATAGLLLIGGVAFLWFAPLFSEFFSKLMSRQMQLSRAATRDPSLMASMFAEAIIDMLTVLVPFILFLNLVLILLGLFPGGFIFVLKSVMPKFSKMNPLSGLKRMFSKDSLMELLKSILKISLIALTMASILNEYWSQLFAMAQMPLIRSIETGMKIISLAFIIMGSSLLLVAAIDVPYQRFAMLKKLRMSKQEVKEEHKNSEGRPEVKQKIKQIQRQMSQARMEKLIPDADVVIVNPTHYAVALKYDADRSAAPFVIAKGVDHMAQRIKEIACRHELEVLEVPELTRAIYYSTQVDQEIPGALYTAVAYILTYIMQLKAYRRGRGRAPNALPDFAIPESLRR